CTTCGCTTCCCATGAAATTTTAACGTCAACTATGAGAGTCCGTATTACTCATGATGCTAACTATGCATGAGTAACCTTAGAAAAACCTTAAGAACGGAATTTATTTGAAGCTTTTTTACAAAATCAATCTAAATAATACATCTCATTACTAATAATCACTTGTGCACTCAATTTTTTCAATTACCCCTATGGCTGGATATAATCTTTTAGCACCATCCCTGGCTTTGTTGAATAAATCGGACTTTTGGCCGCAATCAGGATCAGATCAGCACATTCATGATGACCTGCTCCCTGTTGATTAATGCACTATATGTTAACAACTTCCGCTTCTGGCACAGAACTGCCTGTCTGATCAGATTTGGCTCTGTGCCGTAGTTGTGTCAGGTCAAGTCTGAGCTAATACACCTTAATAACCCTTCCCTTTGGAATGCACCGCAAAAATTATTTAGTTAAGTCATTTAACTAATCCAAACCGGCCACAGAGCCGAGTTTTTTGCCTGTATACTACCAACCCTTTAGGCGTTGTATCGCTAACTGTAAGGCATCATTTTGTTTACTGTTCGAATCAACAACTTCTTCCTGGACTCGCTCCAGCCATATAACCATACGCCTCCGACTGACTCCCCCCTCATCTTCCGCAAGCATAAGGTAACACTCACCAATCATCCTGCATGCCTCTTGATAGGCAGAATCAACACCTTGCATAGTAACTCCGACTAACAAAAATGATATTAGTCATGTTAACCGGAGATTTTTTGTAAAGTATCTACCGCTTATAAACTTTATTCAAAATTCATCTAAACTAAGAATAGCTGACACAAGAGCAGCAAGCCTGCCAAGGCGCCATGAGTGCCTATCTTCTGATAACCCGCCGTTAACGCGGGTTTTTTTAACTACAAACTACATTTACTTAAGCCAAATCTACTTCATGAGCTATCCTCAACAGAGGAGTAACACTCCTGTTCCTAAACTAAATTTGGTGATAATTCACTAGCCTTCGTTCGCGAAGGCTTTTTTGTTTATGTCGGTTACTTTTCGGTAAGGAAAGAAAGTTATGAAGCAGGTTTGTTGTTAATCCCAAGCGTTGACTCGATCTGTTTTAGCCGTTCGGATAAAGCTGAGATAAGTTCTGCCTGGTCTTCATTGCGTTTCTTTAATGCTTTAATAGCAGCACCAGTATATGCAGCTGATACCCCAAGGGTGTTGAGCGATAGCGTATCCTCTTTCGCGAAGAACTCCCCTTCCTCGTCGATATAAAGCTGCGGGTTTTTAGTCAATGTGACTGCATCAGGACAATCTTTCTGGACGTCCTGCGCAATGAAACCAAAACCTTTAGCGCCCTTTGTTACCGAAATTACTTTTCCGGCTTCGTCGTATTCGCTCGGGACATCGCAGTAATCCCATGAGCAAGTCCGCCATGAGGTGAGTGCTGATAGCGCTTTTTCCGGTTCAATTTCGACAACGTTCATCTTAACGTCAATGTCAGATACTGCCACCCACCCCGCAGACGAGACACCTTGACCCGTATTGAGCATGGTGAAATCTGTGATTACCGCTGTGTTTGTATTATTGACAGTACGGAAGCGGAAGCCTCCATCGCCAGTCCCACGATTACACAGGAAATCAGCACCTCCAACTAGGCCGGTTCCGTTCCAACCGATATAAGAGCCTTGAACTGCTGGGTTATTTAATCCTTGAGTGTAAAACCCTGCAGGCCCCGCTGAAACTTGCGCTCCCACGGTAAAGTTACCTGATATCGAGCCGTTACCGGAGAATGCCGGTGACGCCAATGGAGCGGCCCCCAGAGCCGTGCGTGCTGCCGCGGCTGTCGTTGCTCCTGTACCGCCCTGGCCTATCGACAGTGCAGTCGTTAAGCCGGTAAGTGACGTAATATCCCCATTAGCACCTTTAGCCGCTTTCGCTGCCAATGACGTCGTGATGTTGCTCCATGCAGGGCCGGTATAAGTAGACCCGTCGGGCAGCGTCACCGTGATTGTACCCGTTCCACTGAATACCTGTTGCCAATTGGCCTTGTCCAGATTCAAACCGCGAATGGCTTTGGCCACATCTGCAGCGACTTGAGCGGTAATCCCTACAAGTGTCGCATTGGGTACCGCTGTCCATGCGTTACCGGTGGCGGTTGGTCCGCCATATGGGGTGATTAACGTTAGTGATGTTGCGGATGCTATTACTTTGACTCCTAAGGTATAGGTCACACCACCAACAATAACGACGATAAAGTCGTTTGTTTTTAAGTCGGTGGTAAACGCGGTTCCGGTACCCGACACGGTTGCTGAGTTATTGGTTAATGCGATGGTTCCTGCCGACATGTTTTGCTCCAGGCATAAAAAAACCCGCCGGAGCGGGTTTTAGATAATTAGGGTTGCATCATTTATCGCACGTTGTGCGGATGAAATTAGTTTTACTGACCCAGCGCCAGCCGAACGGATCGCCAGCCTGATACTGAGTTTGATGAGCGACCTGACGGACGCCATAAATCTGCACCGACGTTTCTTGCCCGCCAATGAGTGCCGTACCACTACAGATAGGATGCTGCTTCTCAAGGATGCCTGAGCACCCGGAGACCAAAACCGCCAGACCAATTGCCATCATGATTTTTGTCATTTTTCTGTCCCTTGAATATTGATACTGGAACGATAACAACGATATTTATGGCGGTATAATTAGTTTGATAGATCAATTAATAGAAATTGATCGTTAAAAACGATCGTAAGTAGCAATGCATTGATTAATAAGCGGATATATCAATTGTATATATCATGTCGTTTGAATTTGCATAGCCAACATTTTCAAGCTGATCGCCTCCCGGACTGACTGTCTGTGTGGAGGATATTCGAGTGGTTGAACCGTTGAAATATGCATAGGTCTGAATGGGTGACTGGAAAGGGCGCGTTGCCCCCCCAGAATGAATGACACCTACCATTAAGCCAGTCATCTGCGGCATTACCGCATAATTCCCACTGAGTGTGGTATCTATGTTGTACCCAAGGTTGGCCGGATTACCCGGCGTTCCAACAGCGATAGGTGGATTCATGACCTTGGTTTCATTGGTCAGTATGCACTGTCCCTGAGCATTGTTTATCGCTATCCCCCACGCCGGTTTGGGCTGAGGGATGACGATACCAAAAATATAAACAGTGACATTTCCCACACTCCCACCAGCAAGCCTGCCTACCGTGAGTGTGTATACACCACTATTATTACTCAACCTTCCATAAACACCGGTTACATCGGACTTGAAGGCGAGAACAAAGGGGCTGGATACGGATACGGCCAAATTAATATCACCTCCGCTTCCGCCAAAGTTGTACACATTCTTTGAGACCAGACTCATCGGCGTCGTGTCTGGTGTTGAGAACGGAATACCGTACTCATCGACCAGTATTGCCCCGTAATTTGCCATGTCATTGCTTCACTAAGTAGACGATCAGCCAACCCTCAGCTGCCGTGAATGTACCGGTTGAATAATCTGCACCGGCGCTCGAAAGCGAGACGCCGGTCGTTGTCGTGGTTATTTTGCGTCGGGCTGATGAAAGCTCGGCTCCCATAACTGGCGACTGCATCGCGGCCACCTTATAACCTGGCGGTACCGAATACGACCATGCCCCGGATACCTGGTCTTTTGAGAGATAGACAGAACCCAGTATCAGGATCTTTACTAAACCAGTATTATTCGGCGTTCCCGAGGCGCTCCATGTTTGAATACCATAGCTAGCCAATTAGAATACCCCTGTCAGCTCACCAATTTGGACTCGCAGTACGCCGCTGGCGTCAGCGACACTGATCGTCGTGTTAGTGGTTTTCATCTTTCCGCCGGAACCAGAACCGTAGTTCACGAAAGTACCGCCCTTATCCAAACGCCAGCCGGATACACCCGCTACGTAGTTGTTAGACTGAATGAAGTTGCCGATCTTCGCATTTGTAATCGTCCCGTCCTGGATAAACGCATCACTGATAAACACCTGGCCATTCACCACGGCAAATGGTGAATACTGCGTGTCACCTGATCCCGACATCAGCACGAACTGGTTTGCGTTAAAGCCCACTCGCGTCACCACCGGCTGGCCTGCCTGCGCCAGTACGGCAATAGACATCCCGGCGTTGTACATCACTCCACCGATCCGCACGCCCGTTTTCAGGGTGTAAATAGCTGAAGCGCCGCTGGCATCAACAACAGCTGTCAGTTTGTCCTCGAGCGCCGCAGTCACGTCACCGATTTGTGCCTGCACCTGAGTTGTTAAATCAGCCATCGCCTGATCAACCTCGGCGACAGTAGTTTTTACAGTCAAAATATTAGCGCGTACCTCACCGTTCTGAGCGAACTGGTGATCAATGGTCGAGTTGAGGTTTAGTGCATTCTGCAAGATGGCATCGATGTTGGTTTCAATATCACCAGTCAGCCGGTCACCATCGGCAGAACTCAGGAAGTCATCCGCAATATCGCCCAGATAATCATCTGCATTGTCGTTCACCATCCCCCGGATCCAGTCGGTATAGCCCGACTCATTTCCGGTTTTATCCACCAGCTGAGCGCGGTACCAGAATACCTGACCTGCCCTTAACCCCAGTTGCGTATAAATTGCCTGCGGATAGGGAACGTCGGACAGCAACAGCGGATTAGATTGATCAGAGTTCGGCGTGTACTGAATCTCTGTTTTTAGGGTGTCTGAAGTGTTTTCCGGGAAGCCCCAATTCAGCTGAATACCCCAGTTAATACCGGTGGCCGTGAAACCTACCGGCTTCGGTGGATTACCCTCTTTACCGGTCAGCGTAACCTCAACCGAATAACTCCACCCGCTTGATATCTCCGCTGCGTTAATGGCACGCACACGCACCAGATAGCGGCCAGCGTAAATGCCAGGCACTTCAAACGACGTGGTAGAGCTGCGCGGAACGTTTACCCAGTTCCCATCGTTACGGCGCCACTGTGCCTCGTATGCGATAGCGTTCGTCGTTGCGTCCCACGTAGCCCGCATGGTCTGAACGCTGATCCCCTGATTGACCACAGAATAAGAGCCGATCTGAATATTAGCCGGTGCAGACTGGTTACCCGGCGGGATAACACTGATCGGGCGTTCGTCGATAATGGCGCCGGTATCGATGCGCGCATATTTATCCGGGTCGTGATACGCCGCGGAAATGGTGAACGTATTGTCGTTGTTGTCAGCCACGCTGAGCACGCGATATTGCTGCGCATACAGCTCGTCTGACTCAACCACCCAGATGCTTTCGGACTCTGGTGTTTCGCTGTAAGCCGTGGTGACGGTGACAACCTTCCCCGACACCGACTGAATTGTGCGTGACTGAGCTGCACCTGATGGAAGATTTAAAATCAGCCGGCCACCAGCAACAGCATCCGGCACGCGGTCCAAAGTAATCGCGCGACCGTTCACTGAACTTATGCGGCCACCGGTCACTTTTCCCGACAGCATTTCATCAGCAACCGCAATGATGTAACCCGGCTGCGGGATCATGCCATCCAGCCCGACACCAAAAGTTATCACCCGGTCTTTGTTATTGGTCAGGATACCCCAGCGCCCTTTCCTGTTTGCCTCTGACTGACGGGTACAGCCAATAGCCGTCAGTTCAAGTTGGTTGAACCCGTAGCGCGTAACCAGATCCTGCTCGAAAACTGGCTCCATAGCATCAGCATAGGCATTGTCCGGATCAGACCATGACACAAGGGCCGTTGTGTAACGGGTCTTGGTCGTGCTGCTCGAGTAACTGAACTGGCCATCGATGACGTTCGCGCGGGTATAGCTGTAATCGATATCACGCGGCATGTCAGCCAAGGCAACTATCTGATTCCCGCCCCAGTACGTCATGCCGCGGAAAATCGCCGCAAAGTCTCTCAAAACCGTATATGCGTCGTTTCGACTTTGTACGTAAACGTTGCAGATATAACGCGGCTCTGCGCCGTTACCGCCTTTTCCATCTGGAACCATCTGATCGCAATATTGTGCGACCTGGTAAAGTTCCCATTTGTCGATGTTCTCCGCGGTAAGCCGGTTACCTAGGCCAAAACGGTCAGTGACCACAAGGTCATAGAAAACCCACGCCGGGTTATCTGACCATGCC
This is a stretch of genomic DNA from Rahnella aceris. It encodes these proteins:
- the cor gene encoding phage exclusion lipoprotein Cor: MTKIMMAIGLAVLVSGCSGILEKQHPICSGTALIGGQETSVQIYGVRQVAHQTQYQAGDPFGWRWVSKTNFIRTTCDK
- a CDS encoding tail fiber domain-containing protein, with amino-acid sequence MSAGTIALTNNSATVSGTGTAFTTDLKTNDFIVVIVGGVTYTLGVKVIASATSLTLITPYGGPTATGNAWTAVPNATLVGITAQVAADVAKAIRGLNLDKANWQQVFSGTGTITVTLPDGSTYTGPAWSNITTSLAAKAAKGANGDITSLTGLTTALSIGQGGTGATTAAAARTALGAAPLASPAFSGNGSISGNFTVGAQVSAGPAGFYTQGLNNPAVQGSYIGWNGTGLVGGADFLCNRGTGDGGFRFRTVNNTNTAVITDFTMLNTGQGVSSAGWVAVSDIDVKMNVVEIEPEKALSALTSWRTCSWDYCDVPSEYDEAGKVISVTKGAKGFGFIAQDVQKDCPDAVTLTKNPQLYIDEEGEFFAKEDTLSLNTLGVSAAYTGAAIKALKKRNEDQAELISALSERLKQIESTLGINNKPAS
- a CDS encoding host specificity protein J; this translates as MATATKIKGRKGGSSSSRTPVEQPDDLQSIAKAKLLIALGEGEFGGGLTGQSIYLDGTPLLNSDGSSNFSGVAWEFRAGTQAQSYIQGLPGTENEISVGTEVKSTVAWTHTFTNTQLSAIRLRLKWPSLFKQEDDGDLVGYSINYTIELQTDGGAFQTVINTAVTGKTTSGYERSHRVDLPPAGTTWTIRLRKITADANSAKIGDAMTIQSYTEVIDAKLRYPNTALLYIEFDSSQFNGSIPQISCEPQGRVIRVPDTYDPVTRTYSGTWTGAFKWAWSDNPAWVFYDLVVTDRFGLGNRLTAENIDKWELYQVAQYCDQMVPDGKGGNGAEPRYICNVYVQSRNDAYTVLRDFAAIFRGMTYWGGNQIVALADMPRDIDYSYTRANVIDGQFSYSSSTTKTRYTTALVSWSDPDNAYADAMEPVFEQDLVTRYGFNQLELTAIGCTRQSEANRKGRWGILTNNKDRVITFGVGLDGMIPQPGYIIAVADEMLSGKVTGGRISSVNGRAITLDRVPDAVAGGRLILNLPSGAAQSRTIQSVSGKVVTVTTAYSETPESESIWVVESDELYAQQYRVLSVADNNDNTFTISAAYHDPDKYARIDTGAIIDERPISVIPPGNQSAPANIQIGSYSVVNQGISVQTMRATWDATTNAIAYEAQWRRNDGNWVNVPRSSTTSFEVPGIYAGRYLVRVRAINAAEISSGWSYSVEVTLTGKEGNPPKPVGFTATGINWGIQLNWGFPENTSDTLKTEIQYTPNSDQSNPLLLSDVPYPQAIYTQLGLRAGQVFWYRAQLVDKTGNESGYTDWIRGMVNDNADDYLGDIADDFLSSADGDRLTGDIETNIDAILQNALNLNSTIDHQFAQNGEVRANILTVKTTVAEVDQAMADLTTQVQAQIGDVTAALEDKLTAVVDASGASAIYTLKTGVRIGGVMYNAGMSIAVLAQAGQPVVTRVGFNANQFVLMSGSGDTQYSPFAVVNGQVFISDAFIQDGTITNAKIGNFIQSNNYVAGVSGWRLDKGGTFVNYGSGSGGKMKTTNTTISVADASGVLRVQIGELTGVF